One genomic segment of Ipomoea triloba cultivar NCNSP0323 chromosome 9, ASM357664v1 includes these proteins:
- the LOC116028877 gene encoding uncharacterized protein LOC116028877 codes for MLRDGVEWSKERNLGRMVIESDDERVLEKEEWEGTVVGKCREKVNCVAECLVKNEKEGNVIYLTREAMSRSFRQVLDLEGLPHFFFSPSVYYRWKWNMGITLLEGCWYDICFDLFVQGMKMVAVQCRAGST; via the exons ATGTTAAGGGATGGGGTGGAATGGAGTAAGGAAAGAAACTTGGGGAGAATGGTTATTGAGTCAGATGATGAAAGAGTTCTGGAGAAGGAAGAATGGGAGGGAACGGTGGTAGGAAAATGTAGGGAAAAAGTGAATTGTGTGGCAGAATGCTTGGTAAAGAATGAAAAGGAGGGAAATGTGATTTATCTAACACGTGAGGCAATGTCAAGGTCCTTTAGGCAAGTATTGGATCTAGAGGGCTTGCctcatttctttttttctccCTCTGTATATTACAG GTGGAAATGGAATATGGGCATAACTCTGCTGGAGGGCTGCTGGTATGatatttgttttgatttgtttgtgCAGGGAATGAAGATGGTGGCGGTACAGTGCAGAGCTGGGAGTACATGA